From one Notolabrus celidotus isolate fNotCel1 chromosome 2, fNotCel1.pri, whole genome shotgun sequence genomic stretch:
- the nmu gene encoding neuromedin-U produces the protein MRTFQIQSQIQSVPRGASSSARSLSGSSSAMSPLSTASIAITALLILSVPVCTSAPAELYQAITDQRQLLSQIGAVCSSYLSADLQVLASDMLGELCVLMLVQKSKELKRRENSKRAELQGPGGIQSRGHFLYRPRNGRRSLEYE, from the exons ATGAGGACTTTTCAGATCCAGAGTCAGATCCAGTCTGTGCCACGCGGCGCCTCCAGCAGTGCGCGGAGTCtgagcggcagcagcagcgccATGAGTCCCCTCAGCACGGCCAGCATCGCCATCACCGCCCTCCTTATCCTCAGCGTCCCCGTCTGCACAA GTGCTCCTGCAGAGCTCTATCAAGCCATAACAGACCAGAGGCAGCTCCTCAGCCAG ATAGGCGCCGTATGCTCGTCCTACCTCTCTGCAGACCTGCAGGTATTG GCATCTGATATGTTGGGAGAACTGTGTGTGCTGATGCTGGTGCAGAAGTCAAAG gAGCTGAAAAGACGAGAAAATAGTAAAAGA gctgAGCTGCAGGGCCCGGGGGGAATCCAGAGCAGAGGTCACTTCCTCTACCGG CCACGAAATGGAAGACGATCCTTAGAGTACGAATGA